The following proteins are co-located in the Megalobrama amblycephala isolate DHTTF-2021 linkage group LG12, ASM1881202v1, whole genome shotgun sequence genome:
- the LOC125280140 gene encoding putative aminopeptidase W07G4.4, with the protein MSVSVQPIESTTDCNDKNFDGIILVAQSYEDLPKELESLKAPLQDYSAVDCCFGEEVVVVKAPGLPGNRLVFACTGPVNRDYDDVRRFSDAAANGIKRALKTGMKRPLLVCPPHNSYAKNTLTAVLGALHALYMPLEVRESKTSSHKVAVLGVWAKNQTEGAAITELATALESGRFVYRDIGGSDPERMAAPRVAEYVEDVFKDSPVTVKVVSNLDILEKEYPCLAAVNRCANTVPRHQARVIKLSYSGEGPIQQTLMLVGKGITYDTGGADIKAGGIMAGMHRDKCGSAAVAGFFQVLAKLKPKHLKVVGAMAMVRNSVGSDCYVADELMVSRAGRRIRVGNTDAEGRMVMVDLLCEMKEQALKEVSPHLFTIATLTGHAIRAMGPNYSIIMDNGAAQRSGNALQWQKAGEVLGDLFEVSTIRREDYEFHKGKSEYEEILQSNNLPSSATPRGHQTPAAFLVMASGLDKHGVDSDKPLPYSHIDIAGSSGPFPGVPTGAPILAMATKYLQL; encoded by the exons TTTTGATGGCATTATCTTGGTAGCCCAAAGTTATGAGGACCTCCCTAAAGAGCTGGAGAGTTTGAAAGCACCATTACAGGACTACAGTGCA GTGGACTGTTGCTTCGGGGAAGAGGTCGTGGTTGTCAAGGCTCCTGGTCTCCCTGGAAACAGATTGGTGTTTGCCTGCACTGGTCCAGTGAATCGGGATTATGATGATGTCCGGCGGTTCAGTGACGCTGCTGCTAATGGCATTAAGAG GGCTCTGAAAACTGGCATGAAGCGTCCTCTGCTGGTTTGTCCCCCACATAACAGCTATGCAAAAAACACCCTGACAGCCGTGCTGGGAGCCCTGCATGCTCTCTACATG CCTCTAGAGGTGAGGGAGTCCAAGACGTCCTCTCATAAGGTGGCGGTGCTGGGCGTCTGGGCGAAGAACCAGACAGAGGGAGCCGCCATTACTGAGCTAGCTACTGCTCTGGAAAGCGGCAG GTTTGTCTACCGTGATATCGGCGGCTCTGACCCGGAGCGAATGGCTGCCCCACGTGTAGCTGAGTATGTTGAAGACGTCTTCAAGGATAGTCCTGTAACG GTGAAAGTAGTGAGTAATTTGGATATTCTGGAGAAGGAGTACCCCTGTTTGGCTGCAGTCAACCGCTGTGCTAACA CTGTGCCGCGCCATCAGGCCAGAGTGATCAAGCTGAGTTACAGTGGAGAAGGACCCATTCAACAGACTCTCATGCTGGTTGGCAAG GGCATTACGTATGACACCGGTGGAGCGGACATCAAGGCCGGTGGAATCATGGCTGGAATGCACAGAGATAAATGTGGATCTGCGGCTGTTGCTGGCTTCTTCCAG gtCCTAGCCAAACTGAAGCCCAAACACCTGAAGGTTGTGGGTGCGATGGCAATGGTGCGGAACAGTGTCGGATCTG ATTGTTATGTGGCAGACGAGTTGATGGTGTCTCGTGCCGGTCGTAGAATCCGAGTTGGAAACACTGATGCTGAAGGAAGAATGGTCATGGTGGACTTGCTGTGTGAGATGAAGGAGCAG GCGTTGAAAGAGGTGTCTCCTCATCTCTTCACTATTGCCACTCTGACAGGACATGCTATCAGAGCCATGGGACCAAACTACTCT ATCATAATGGATAATGGTGCTGCTCAACGCTCAGGAAACGCTCTGCAGTGGCAGAAAG CGGGAGAGGTGCTGGGAGATCTGTTTGAGGTGTCCACTATTCGTCGAGAGGATTATGAGTTCCACAAAGGGAAGTCTGAGTATGAGGAGATCCTGCAGTCCAATAACCTGCCCTCATCTGCCACACCACGGGGACACCAGACGCCCGCCGCCTTCCTCGTCATGGCTTCTGGACTGGATAAG CATGGAGTGGACTCGGACAAACCTTTGCCTTACTCCCATATCGACATTGCTGGATCCAGCGGCCCTTTCCCTGGTGTCCCAACAGGAGCCCCAATTCTTGCCATGGCGACAAAGTACCTGCAGCTGTAA